CGGTCAGCTGCCGGTGATAACCCTTCAGCTCGCCCCGGGTGTCGCTGAGGATGTTGTGAATGGTTTTGGCCTGTGTGTGGGCATCGGCGAACTCGCCGGCCGTCTTGCCGATGAACTCTTTGGAGACCTGGGCGTTCATACCGGCCCAGTTGGCCTTGTTCGCGGCCTGGTGCAGCCCGTCTTCGGCGTCCTTCTTCAGTTCTTCGAGGCGATCGACGAGTGTCGACCAGTCGGTGACGGCGTCGTCGAGCAGTTTGAAGCTGGCATGGAGGAGAGTGTCGAGTTGCATCGGGTTTCGTCCTCAGAGCAGGGAAGCAGGGGGAGTAGGCGTCGGGTGCTTACGGCGCAGATGTCGGTGGTAGGCGGCGCGGTGGGCCATGCCGCCGACGGTCCGAGCCGCGCTACTCCTTCTTCTTGCTCTCCTCCGGGTAGTAGGCGCGGTTCTTTTCACCAGGTGCTCCGACGCGTTCGTCGAATCCTGCGTCCAGTGCGTCGATGCTGCTCATCTGGCGTTGGATGAAGCCATCGTCCCCGGTGTGCAGCTTCGTGGTGACATGCATGTGGTTCGAGATGTGCGCGACGGCATCCCTCAGAGACTTGAGCTGCTCTTCCCAGCGGGTCGACACATGCTTGAGGCCGGCGCCGAGGGCGAAGCCCTGCTTCGACAAGTCCCCGGCCGCCGAGTCACTGCTGGGGATGGCGACGCGGGCCTTGTCCCAGAGATCGTTGTAGAGGGTGTGCGCGATCTTGCCGATCTTGCTCAGATCGGTCTGACTGGCCTTGAGGACCCCGAACTTCTCCGGAAGCGCAGTGGAGCCCCCACCACCCTCGACCTGGTTCAACTGCATGTGCGTCGACTGCCGCTCGGCTGCCTCCGCCTTGAGTTGCTCCCACTCTTCCCATGCCATGGGTAGACCCTTCCCCCGTGTGCTCGGCCAGCGCTCCTCATGCCACCGTCTGGTACAGACGCTGCTGTTCCGATGGTGTGGGTGCGAGTCAAGTTAGCAACCCGGCCCATGGTGAGTTTGGATCACGTCCACTGTACGTAGATTGTCGGTCGTGAAGGTTCGCAGGAGACGTGTGCTCGGGACCCGGGTGACGGCTGGAAGAGCGAGGGGAACCGTGGCTGGGTGCCGCTTCGGCTACGACACGCAGGAGTTGACGCGGAGATCCGATTGACCGCCTGCGTGAGTCTCATGAAGATCGCAAGCAGTGTGATGCCGTCGTCCGTGGTGGCCCTGCATCATGGGGTAGAGCCACGCGGGGCCGGTGCACGGCCCGTCATGTGCACCCGTTCACAGTGAACAGGCAAGAAGGGCAAAGGATGACAGCCGGTCGGTCTCGTAACCGGGCTGACCTACATCGCTGTTGGCCCTGTTGTGCAGGTTGACTACAGTGGCAAAAGCGCCGTGAGGCACGGCTTGCTTTGCGAATCGTACGGTGCGTGGTTGGCCGAGTCCGATCAAGGTCGGGCTGACAGGTGTGTGGGGAAACGGGGAGGGGCATCGTGCTTCCGGCAGAGATGGCGGGGGGTGTGTCGGCGGCCAGGGCGGCGAACCTGGAGGCCAGTGGTGAGGCCCTGGACAAGTTCGTGAAGCGGGTGGATGCGGTTCTCCACGACCTTGAGACGTCGGCCGGCAACCCGACGAAGGTGGGCGCTCAGACCATCAGGGCGACCTCTCTAAGCGCTGGGGCGGACGGCGTCTTCCCTGAGGCCGACGGCTTGTACACGCAGTACAACCGGGTCCATCGAGAGCTCACGTCTCTGTCCAAGACCTTGCATCTGCAGATTGAGGCGACCGCCATCGCTGTTCAGGGTGCGCATCGGGGATTCGACAACCTTGAGGAGGAACTGCGACAGCGGTTCTACGCCATCCAAGGAGAGATCACGGAGATCCAGGATGCCAAGGACGGCAAGCAACGCGTCGGTGACAGCCGCACCATGGTGAAGTGACGATGACTGACAAACGGCATGAGGCGGACGTCGACCGCGTCGAAGGGCAGAACGGCGTCACGGATATTGTCCGAGGGCTTGAGGACCATCCGCAAGGTGGCTTGCTCAACCGTATGGTGCGCTCGGCCTTCGTGGACAGTTCGCTGGGGCGGACCATCGCGGATCGGACGGACTTCGAGAAGCGTGACTTCGACCTCAATCAACTGATTGACCTCGTCGAGCGAACGGACCCGGAGGACCTGGAATCCTCAGGCAAGGCGCTGTGGGATGCGCGCGACGCCATCAAGGCGGCAGCTGACGAACTCGAAGGCCACATCGACAACGTCCACTGGGTCGGAGAATCGGGTGATGCCTTCCGCAAGTGGGGCAGATCGCTCGTCACCAACACGCACCACTTGAGTGACTTCGCGGGAACTGCAGGGGACCAGATCACCGCAGCCGCCGTGGGCCTTGCGTCTGTGCGCGGCGCCATGCCGTCTCGAGACGCGGAAGCTAGCCGGAAGCGGCCCGAGCACTTCACAGAGGCTGAGAAAGTCGCGGACAAGAGCGAGTACGCGGCAGCCGTACGGGTGGAGAAGGACCGTCAAGAGGCGATCAACCAGATGAACCGGTTGGCCTCGTACTACGCGGTGTCCGAAGAGGTGCTGGCCTCCCTACCTGCCAAGGACAAGACGCCGGAGTTCACGGCCATGCCTGATGTCGGAGTTCCCAAGCCCGTGGCTCCGCAGGTGGATTATGGTCCTTCGGCGGCCGGTACAGACTCACACACCCACGGGACAACACCTTCCGTGGGTGCTCAGGCGACTGGCGACATCTCCAGGCACTCTGCAAGCGACAACCAGCTCACCAGCAATGACGTCACCAGTAAGATCACGAACCCCGACGAGCCTGTCCGTACCAACATCGACAGCGTCGGCACACTGCCACCGTCCACGACTACACCCGTGACCGGCCACATGCCGCCGTCATCGGGTACCCCTGTTCCCGGCCAGCAGGGCATGTTCGAGGGTGGCCTAAGAACACCGGTCTCGAACGGCACGTCAGGCCGGAACCTGGGCGGATCGAATAATTTCCGTAATCCTGCGTCGGCGCAGGGGCGCACTGGTTCGACCGGTTCGCCTAGTTCGGCTTCTGGACGCTCTACGGGACAAGGGCCCACGAACCAGATGGGGCGACCCACGCCGACCGGACGGCCCACTGCCGGAGGCGTGGCTCCCGGATCGCATTCGTCCCAGATGGGCCGCGCGGTCACCGGTGGTATGCCGCGAGCCGGTGGTACGGCTGCTCCGCAGGCCGCCAGCCGTCCTGTGACCGGAGCCGGTCGTGTGAATGGAGTTGTCGGGGGCCAGCCCACCGGCACTGGCGGCGCTTCCGCGAAGGGTGGTGCGAGAATTCCGCGCGGCACAGTCATCGGTGGCGAGGGGACGGCGGCCAACTCGCGGCCTGCTACTGGTCGGCCGGGGCAGCGTGGGGTTTTCGGAGCGCCTGAGACCAGGGCGAGGCCGAGTTCAAGTGCGACACCCCCTCGTGGGATTTCGGGAACAGCAGAGGCTGTCACGGGTAGGCCGACCGCACGCAACTCCGTTTCAGGAGCCGAGCGTAACGGTCTGACGCGTGGCGGCGCCGGACTCGTGCGCGGCCTTGGCCACGAGACGCCCGGTGACGACGGGAACACCCAGGGATCGCGGCGCCTCGACCACCGGATCGAAGGCGAAGAGACCGACCTGCCCAACAGGCCGCGGCGTGACGTGCCGCCGGTCGTCAACTGACCGAGTATGAGCGAGGACACGGAACACGATGACGTCAGGGACCAGCCGACGAGCCGAGCAGGCCATGTTCCACGGATCGCGCTGCGGTAGACGTGTGCGGGCCGTGGGTGCGCTGGTCGGTGCCCTGGCGGCCGTGAGTGTGGGATTCGCCTCTGATGCCGCTGCGTACGACGCCCAGACCAAGCAGTGGTACCTGGAAACGATGCAGGCCCAACAGATGTGGAAGGTCAGCACAGGCAAGGGCATCAAGGTCGCTGTCATCGACAGCGGGGTGAACGCCGATACCCCGTCCCTGAAGGGGCAGGTCCTGGTCGACGAAGTACCCAAGTCGGTTGCGTACGGCGCTACGGACGATCAACTCGGCCATGGAACCTCCATGGCCGAATTGATCGCAGGTACGGGAGCAGGCGGAGGCCTGCAGGGGTTGGCGCCGGGGGCGAAGATCATTCCGTATCGCATTGAGCTTGAGGGACTGAAGGGCGGGGCGGAGGAACTGGAGAAGACCCCTGATCTCATAGAAGCGATCAGGGCGGCAGCCGACACTGACGCGCAGATCATCAGCATGTCGTTCGGATCGGTGGGGCCGAGTTCCAAGGAGAAGGAAGCCATCGAGTACGCCGCTTCAAAAGGCAAGTTGATGATCGCCTCGGTTGGTAACAAGGGGCAGACCAAAGGCGCGATCGGCTATCCGGCCGCATACCCGTACGTACTCGGGATCGCGGCAGTGGACCCCACCCTGACGGTGCCAGAGTTCTCCTCGTCAGGAAATTACGTGGATCTCTCGGCACCAGGGGAAGGCTTCCCGGGGTGGTGTGATGCGACCTTCCGCTCGTACTGCGACGACAGGTCTGGTACGAGTCCCGCAGTCGCCATTGCCGCCGCCTCCGCGGCCCTGATCTGGTCGGCCCACCCTGACTGGACGGTGAACCAGGTCACCCGCGCCCTGATCGACACCGCTGGCCGCACATGGGCGAAGGACCAACCGAGCAAGTACGCAGGTTATGGCTTCGTCCGTCCTCGGATGGTTCTCAAGGACCCGGACTATGACGCCGGCTCTGCCGACGTCGACCCTCTCGCAAAGGACAATGGCGGAGATCTCCTGGCCGACTCCGCGTCCGCTGCCTCGCCCTCCCCCTCTGCGTCAAGCGCATCACCGGCCCCCGAAGAGCCCTCCACAGGCGGTACCTCGGCTGCCGGCTCAGCTGCGGAGTCGACCGATGACAGCAACACCCTCTGGATCGCGCTCGGCGCAGCCGCCGCGGCCATCGTGATCGGTGGTGTCGGCCTGGCCGTAATGCGGGCGCGACGCGCCAGGTGACATCGACAGCCGTGGAAGGCCGTCACGAGCCCTGTGCTGTTCGGCTCAAGCCAAGACAGTTGGATCAGCAAGCAGAAACAGAAAGGACGGCTGACCATGGCCGGCAAGCAGAAGCTCGAAAACGATGCGGTAATCCTGCTCCAGAAGCAGATGCTCTCGAAGTACGAGAACGTCAAGTCGCGTGTTCACAGGCTTCAGGGAATCATCGACAGCCTGGAGACCGGTCAGTGGGACGGAATCGGCCGAGCCGCGTTCGACAAGAAGCAGTTCGAGATCAACGAATCGCTGCGGAACATGGGCAACATCCTTGCCGAGGTCATCGACGCGATGACCTCGGCGCGCAACATCGTCGACAGCAAGGAAGACGAGGTGCGCGCGGCGGTCAACAGGATCGACCTCCAGGACGGTGCCCCGACGGTTTCTCCCTTCAGTTCCATGAGTTGAGCCGATATTTGCACCAGGGCCGGACTTACGGCCGCATCAGCACGGACCAGTGAGACGAGGTTGGTAGAGATGGCCGGTAACTACACCGACGGACTTTCCGTCACTTATGACGCGCTCGACATCACGGCGACCAAAATCGCCAATGAGGCCAGGGACCTTGAGCAGGACCTGCAGGAGCTGAAGAGGCTCGTCGAGAACAGCTTGCAGTACTGGGAGGGTGAGTCCCAGAGCGCCTTCGATGCCAAGCTGAAGAGGTGGGACAAGGAAGCCACCGACATCCACACCGCCCTCACGGGTATCGGTCACGTCGTGGCCACGGCGGGTGGTACCTACATGGAAGGTGACAAGCGGGGAGCGAGTTACCTTCAGTAGCACGAGGTTCGTGGAGCAGTTCCGGGGTGGGCGCGCGCGGGAGGCGCCCACCCCGTTGTTGGATCAGGGCCTCAACCGACGATCAGCAGACCGACACCCGTCCGTCCCTCCCCCTCACACATTCCCATCCTCGGTCAACCCGACCTGAATCAACGGCTTCCCCCGCTTCCGAGACACGAACACGCCGCGCCCCGCCGGCATCGGCCGCGGCCGTACACCGCCCAGCAGGTCGCCCTCGCCCGGGTCGCCCGCGAGGACGACGCCTTGAGCCCCGAGTTCCTTGATGCGCTGGGTGAAGGCCTCGTAGCCTGCGCGGCCGGCGCCCGCGGTGGAGCGGGCGATGATGAAGCGGACGCCGACGTCACGGGCGAACGGAAGCATGTCCGTGAGTCCCGAGAGCGGGTTGCCGCTCGACGTGGACACCAGGTCGTAGTCGTCGACGATCACGAACACCGTCGGGCCCCGCCACCAGCTGCGGTTGCGCAGTTGCTCCTGTGTGACTTCCGCGGTGGGGGTGCGGCGTTGCATGAGGTCGGCCAGGGCGTCCATATGGTGCTGCATCTGGTTCGACATGGGGATGTACTCCGCCAGATGGGCAGGAGGGGTGACACCCAGCAGCGAGCGGCGGTTGTCGACCACGAACAGCTTGCAGTTGTCGCTGTCGTAGCGCTCGGTGAGACGCTTGATGAGCAGCTTCAGCAGATTCGACTTACCGGACTCGCTCTCGCCGAAGATGAGGAAGAACGGGTCCTGGTCGAAGTCGACGAACACCGGCTCGAGGCTGTCCTCGTCGAGGGCGAAGGAGATACCGCGGTTCGGGAAGCGGTTGCCCGGGGGCAGCTGAGATGCCGGGAACTCCCGCGGCAGCAAGCGGACTTCGGGAGCGCCAGGCTGTTGCCAGTGGCGGCCGACCTCGGAGGCGAGGGCAGCCGTCGCCTCCGCCAAGTCCGTGTCGGAGGACAGACCGTCGATACGCGGGACCGCCGCCATGAAGTGTTGCTTCTGCGGTGTCTGACCGCGTCCAGGAACCCCTGTGGGAACGTTCGCTGCCACCTTGCGGTCGAACTCGGAGTCCATGGGGTCGCCGAGCCGCAATTCCAAGCGGTTCATCAGATGATCCTTGAGGTTCGAACGGACCTCCATGGAGCGCGAGGCGGTGAGGATCAGGTGGATGCCGTAACCGAGGCCGCGCGCCGCGATGTCCAGGATCACCGGATCCAACGCCTCGTAGTCGGTACGGAAATTGCCCCAGCCGTCGATGGCGAGGAAGACGTCGCCCCAGGGCTGGTCGGTCACTGAGATGTCCCCCCGTGCACGGCGCGCACGGAACTCGGCGATCGACGAGATGTTCGCGGTGCGGAAGTACTCCTCACGGCGGGTCAGGACGCCGTACACCTCCGCCACCGTACGCCGGACCTTCTCGGGGTCCAGTCGTGAGGCCACCCCTCCCACGTGCGGCAGGTCGGCCACGGTCGACAGACCGCCACCACCGAAGTCGAGTCCGTAGAACTGCACTTCGTGAGGGGTGTGGGTGAGTGCGAACGACGCGATGATCGAGCGCAGCAGTGTCGACTTGCCGGACTGCGGGCCGCCGAGGACCTGCATGTGGCCGGCCGCGCCGCCGAAGTCGGTCCAGAGCGGTTCGCGCCGCTGCTCGTACGGCTTGTCGACGAGGCCGACCGGGACGACGAGCCGACCGGCACCCTCGTAACCGGGCTGTGTCATGCCCCGGCCGGGCACCGGGGCCAGCCCCGGGAGCAACGAGTCGAGCGAGGGCGGACTGTCCAGTGGGGGGAGCCACACCTGGTGGGCGGCCGGCCCCTGGGCCTCCAGACGCCGGACGATCACGTCCAGAACGGTGTCGGCGAGCGCGTCGTCCTGCTGGGCGTCGGGCTCTTCCTGGCGCTGCTGCGGTACCGGCGCGTACCGCACAGGGACATCGGCCGCGGTGAACAACACGGGTCGACGGTCGACCGGGAGCGGTCCGCCGGGCACGACGGCCTGCTGGGAACCCGTGCGGTACACACCGGAGACGTACGCCGCCTTGAACCGCACCATCTCCTCCGTACCGAACTTCAGGATGCCGGAGCCCGGCACGTTCGGCAGCTCGTACGCGTCGGGGACGCCGATCGCGGCTCGGGACTCGGCCGCCGAGAACGTCCGCAGACCGATCCGGTACGACAGGTAGGTCTCCAGCCCTCTCAGGCGACCTTCCTCCAGACGCTGCGAGGCGAGCAGCAGGTGCACACCCAGAGAACGGCCGATACGGCCGATCTGCACGAACATCTCGATGAAGTCCGGCTTCGCGGTGAGCAGTTCGCTGAACTCGTCGATCACCAGGACCAGCGACGGAATGGGCTGCAGCGGGGCGCCGGCGGCGCGGGCCTTCTCGTAGTCGTGGATGTTGGCGTAGTTGCCGGCATCGCGGAGCAGCTCCTGGCGACGGTTCAGCTCACCGCGGATGGAGTCGCCCATGCGGTCGACAAGGGTCAGGTCGTCCGCGAGGTTGGTGATCACGGCCGCCACGTGGGGCATCTGCGCCATGCCGGCGAAGGTCGCACCACCCTTGAAGTCCGCCAGGACGAAGTTCAGCGTTTCGGAGGAGTGGGTCACGGCCAGGCCCAGGACCAGCGTGCGCAGCAGCTCCGACTTTCCGGAACCGGTCGCGCCGACGCAGAGGCCGTGGGGACCCATGCCCTCCTGCGCGGCCTCCTTGAGGTCGAGCATCACGGGTCGGCCGTCCTCGCCGAGGCCGATCGGCACACGCAGCCGCTCCGACTGCGAACGCGGACGCCAGGTGCGCCGTGGGTCGACCGAAGCCGCGTCGCCCAGGTTCAGCAGTTCCGTGAAATCCAGGTTGGCCAGCAGCGGTTCGCCGTCATCGCCACCCGACGCCATGCGCAGCGGCGCCAGTTGTCGGGCAAGAGCTTCGGCGGCCTCGTACGACAGGACGTCCGGGGTGCCCTCGTAGACCATGCCGTGCGCCGACTCCAGACGCAGTTCCTTGGGCTGCACGATGATCGAGAGGTCGCCGCGCCCGGAACTGAGGTCACCGGGGACGATCTCGATGACCGTCACGCTCTGCAGGCCTTCGGGACTGGCCAACAAAGAAGCGGGCGGCAGTGAGACACCGTCGAGCAGGACGACCAGGTGCGGTTGCTCGGAGACCGGCGGAGCGGCGGGGTGGAAACGCGGGCGGCCCTGGAGGACGTCGGTCAGCCGGTCCTCCAGTTCCATCGGATCGGTGGTGATCAGACGCATGCTGCCCGCGCCGTCCGTGACGCCCCGCTTCTGCGTGTGGGGCAGCCACTTCGCCCATTCCCACGCGGGCGCCGCCTCCCGCCCGGTGGCGACCGCGATGACCAGGTCCTCGGATGAGTGCAGCGCCGCGAGGCAGGCCGTGACCGCTCGGGCGGTGCCGCGCGCGGTGCCGGGTTCGCCACTGATCGTCACGTGGTAGAAGGCGCGCAGCGAGACAGCCATCGGCAGGCCCTCAAGTGTGCTGTGCGTGGCCAGGAATCGCTGCATGGCCCCGGCGGTCAGCGGCTCCAACTCGTCGACCGGAGCGGTCTGCGGTGCGATCAGGGGAGTGGCCAGACCCTGCGGGCCGAGGCCCACGCGCACCTGCCCGAAGTCCTCGTCACCGGTGCGCCGCTCCCACACCCGGCTGCCCTCGGCGACCAGGGCCCACAGCTGCTCCGGTGAAGGATGGAGGTAGTACTGGGCATCGCGCTGGGCCTTGGCGGTGTCCATGGCCTGGTGCCGGGTCTGCGACAGGTAACGCAGGTAGTCCCGTCGGATGTCCGCCAGTTGGCCCTGGTTGCCGCGGCGGTAGCGGACCAGCATCGCGACGCCCATGGCGATCGTGGAGGCCACCATCACCATGCCCATGATCTTCATGAAGGGCTGGGCCTGAGGGTTGAAGAAGAACACCACGGAACCGCCCATGCCGAGCATGGGCAGGAGTTGCATGAGTGCACCCTCCTGCTGCCCACGCGGAAGCTCCGGCGGAGGCTGCAGCACGACCTCGTCCGTGGGCACTTCCTTCGGCAGCGCCCGCGGTGGGCGCTTGACGACGATGTGGCTCACTACGCACCAATTCCCTTGCCGGACCGAGATGTTTCGTCCGCCGCCCCGTGTCCGGCGGACGTCGATCGCGAACGGTGATCCTACTGACAACCACCGATACCGGCGGGCGGTAGGGTTCCCGTGAGGTGTGTGAGCAGTTGCGAATCGGTCCGGGAAAACCGGGCAATCCGCAACGCTCGGAACCAGGCGCCGCCCCGCACTTCCCGGGCGTGACGACATCGTTGCCCGGTTGCGCGGGCGGCGCGGCGCAACGTGCACAGAATCTTTGCGGGCGGACGGGTGTGCAGCGGCACCGCGGACCGCCCGATCACCGACGAGGGGGAACAGCAGGTGAGCTTGACGGCCTCCGCGCCGGTCGGCGCGACCGGCGGACCGGGCATCGGAGCCCCTTCCGCAGCAGGCACGGGCCTGGGTTTCTGCCGGGTCACCATCGTGGCACCCGACAGCCGCATCGACGTGGCGCTGCCCGACGACGTACCGGTCGCCGACCTCTATCCGGAGATCCTGAGGCTCTCCCAGCAGAGCCCTGACGAAGGTGCTCCTGTCGGCTATCACCTCGTACGCCGTGACGGCACGGTCCTCGACGGGGCGCGGTCGTTCGCGGCGCAGCGCATCCTCGACGGAGAGCTGCTCACCCTGCGTCCGTTCGCAGCGTCGCTGCCGCCGGCCGTCCTCGACGACGTCTCCGAGGCGGTGGCCGCTGCCGTCACCCGTGACCGCACCCTCTGGAACGGCGAGCTCACACGGACCGCCGGTCTCATCGCGGGAGGCGTCCTGCCGGTGCTGCTGGCGTTCGTGGCCTGGAGCTCCGAGATCCGTCACGACATGCACGGCCTGCAGGGTGTCATCGCCGGCGTTTTCGGACTGCTGTTGCTCACCATCGCCTGCGTGCGCGCACGGGTGTACGGCGATCGCGGCTCAGCGATCGCTCTCGGTCTGGGGTCCTTTCCGAACGTCGCTGTGGCCGGTTCCGGACTCCTTCCTCTCTCCGAGGGACAGGGCATCGGGCGGCTGCAGTTTCTGCTCGCCTGCACGGCCGTCCTGCTCGCCGCCGTGGTACTCACCTTGTTGTCGCCCGGAGGCGACGGTCCCTTCGTGGCCTTCGTCTTCGCCTCCGCGATCGGTCTGATCACCACCTTCATCGCCGTCCTCACGAAGCTGCGGCCCATCGAGACGGCGGCCATCTGTGCCCCGCTCTCCGTTGTCGCGCTCGCCTTCCTGCCCGGCCTGTCCATGCGCTTCGCGCGATTGCCGATCGGTTTCGAACCGCCCAATCCGTCCTGGGGCGGCTACGACGAGGGTGAGCCGGACGCGCAGGATCCCATCGACGTCGAACGCGTCGCGGCCCAGGCCCGCCGCGGCCACGAGCTTCTCGTCGGTCTCGTCGGCGGCTGCGCGCTCGTCTCCGTGGGCGCGTCGATCGTCCTGGCCTTCTCCGGCAATGTGTGGGCGGAGCTTCTGGCTCTGTCCACAGGTGTGGCGATGTTGATGCGAGCCCACCTCTTCCGCTACACCGCGCAGGTGAGCGCCGCCCTGGCGGCAGGCCTCACGGCCCTGGTCTTCCTCGGACTCGGGCTCGCCCTGAACCCGCCGCAGGACTATGTGCGCGACGCCGTCCTCGGCGATACGACTGCGCTCGACATCCGTAGCGTCTGGCTCGCCGCGGCGATCGCCACAGCCGTCGTCCTCGTCACCGCGATCGGTCTGATCACTCCGCAGCGTGGTGTGACCCCGTTCTGGGGACGCTTCCTGGAGATCGCCGAAAGCTTCGTCCTGCTCACGCTGATCCCACTGGCGCTGGCCGTCTTCGACGTGTACGCACGGGCCCGGGCCCTGACGAGCTAGTGGTGGGGCCCGTCCCGCGTACCTGTCCGGGTAGGAAGCGGGCAGTGCTCTTCCGCCGAAGGTCCGGGCGAGCTCTGTCGCCGGGGGCGAGGGCGGACAGGCAGTCAGGGGCCGAACTCCGGCTCGCCTCCTTGCCTTTGCTTAGGTCTTCCTCCACGAGCAAGGAACAGGGCGACCTTGTCGACGATGCCAACCGGTCTGCGGATACCGTGCAAGCCAATGGGGCAGGGAAGCCGATCGCTGGTTCCCTACCCCATTCATCAGACGCCGGTCTCCGCGTCCAGCCCCCCATCGTGCGGAGTCGGTTCCAGATCGAACTCGCCGTCCCGGGCTCCCAGCACGAAGGCTCGCCACTCCGCCTCTGTGTAGCGCAGCACGGTCTCCGGGTCGAGCGACGACCGCATCGCCACCGCGCCTTCCGGGAGGTATGCGATCTCGACTCGCTCCTCGTGCTCCTCCGTGCCAGGGGCGCTGTGCCACTCGAGACCCGAGATGTCGAGCGCGTAGAGCTCGTCCTTCTCCCGCTCCTTGCGTGCCTTGAGTTCTTTGTCCTCGGCCTCGGCCATGACGGCATCGATCCTTCCTCCGCGCCAACGCACCGTGAGGTCACCCTACTTGCTGCCGTTCTCGCTGCTCAGGGGTTCGCCCAGGTACGACCGTAACGAGGAGTGTCAGCTTCGCTACAGGGTTCGGTGCGGTCTCACCAAAGCTTCACGCGGGCGGCTGGGTCGTCGCCGCACGGCGAGCCGTATGGTTCTTGATCATCCTTCGCGCCCATGCCCGGGCGGCAGTGTCCCCGTCGCACAGGAAGGCCACGGTCTGTGAGCGGCTCGTTCCACTCTCCGTACACCGCCTCCGCCCTCGAATCCGAGCGCCGCACCCGACTTCGGCGCCTGCGGACGGCCGGCGCGGCGGTTCTGACCGCGGCGGTCGTCGCCGCGGGCATCCTGGGCCTCACGTCCGGCGGTGACGATGTGGAGCCGGAGCGGCGTCCGGCGGCCGTCCGGGAGGCTCCGGACGACATCCGCGAGACCGTGGAGAAGGCGCCTGAGTCGCCGGAGGGCGGCAGGTCCCTCTATCTCGTCGAGCAGATCAAGACGGTGGGCAGGAACATCTCGTCCATCGGCACCTGGGCGACGGAGAAGGTCTTCGCGAAGGGCATCGGGGACTACGTCCAGGGGTTCACCCAACACGGGGACAAGAGCAAGGAACTGTACAAGCTCGACTTCCCCGCCCCACTGTGCGCGGTGACGCGCCACGTCAGTGTGGCCGGCTGGACGGCCGTCGCCTACCCCGGCCAGAGCCCCGATCCTGACGAGAACCCCATCTCCACGGCCATGAGCCTGCCCTGCGACCACCTCGCGGTCTTCGACGTCGACACGGGCAGGAAAAGGTGGGACGTGCTCCTGCCGGGCGACGGCAGCGCCATGTCGGTCAACGTCACGATGACCAACGGTGCGGTCCTCGTCACCTGGGGACAGGGCTCGGCGGCGTACGACATGACCACAGGCAAGCGACTGTGGGCGGACACCACACCGTCGGCGTGCGAGGACTCCGGGTTCGCGGGTGGCCAGGGTCTGATCGCGCTGCAGCGGTGCGGAGACTCGAGGGACCCCGAGTTCCGGGTGGAGAAGGTCGACGCCCGCACGGGCAAGTCCCGGTGGACCTACAAGGTCGCCACGGGCGTCAACGAGGTCTACCTGATCTCCTCCGAGCCGGCTGTCATCGCCGTCATGGCGGGTGGCTACGCCGTCACCGACCTGATCTCCCTCGACGACAGGGGCAAGGCGCGCGCCTCGATCCAGCCCAACCGCGATCACCAGGTCGTCAACTGCAGCGAGACGTTCAACGCGGTGGTCGAGACCTGCAGCACGCTCGTCGTCGGGGAGGAGCGGCTCTACATCACGACGGACGACGACATCGTCGCCTACGACCTGGGCACCGGAAGGACCGTGTTCAAGTTCGACTCCATACCCGGACGGCGGATGTACCCGCTGAGGATGAGCGGCGGTGAACTGATCGCGTACCGGGAGGCCGGCAATCTCTCGCCCGCCGCCGTCGTCAGCCTCGATCCGGTGTCCCGCAAGGAGACGCTCCTCCTGCTCATCGGTGGAACCCTCGACCTCGGCGCCGTCGGTGATCCGACGGA
This genomic stretch from Streptomyces deccanensis harbors:
- a CDS encoding WXG100 family type VII secretion target, with the protein product MTDKRHEADVDRVEGQNGVTDIVRGLEDHPQGGLLNRMVRSAFVDSSLGRTIADRTDFEKRDFDLNQLIDLVERTDPEDLESSGKALWDARDAIKAAADELEGHIDNVHWVGESGDAFRKWGRSLVTNTHHLSDFAGTAGDQITAAAVGLASVRGAMPSRDAEASRKRPEHFTEAEKVADKSEYAAAVRVEKDRQEAINQMNRLASYYAVSEEVLASLPAKDKTPEFTAMPDVGVPKPVAPQVDYGPSAAGTDSHTHGTTPSVGAQATGDISRHSASDNQLTSNDVTSKITNPDEPVRTNIDSVGTLPPSTTTPVTGHMPPSSGTPVPGQQGMFEGGLRTPVSNGTSGRNLGGSNNFRNPASAQGRTGSTGSPSSASGRSTGQGPTNQMGRPTPTGRPTAGGVAPGSHSSQMGRAVTGGMPRAGGTAAPQAASRPVTGAGRVNGVVGGQPTGTGGASAKGGARIPRGTVIGGEGTAANSRPATGRPGQRGVFGAPETRARPSSSATPPRGISGTAEAVTGRPTARNSVSGAERNGLTRGGAGLVRGLGHETPGDDGNTQGSRRLDHRIEGEETDLPNRPRRDVPPVVN
- a CDS encoding WXG100 family type VII secretion target, producing MAGNYTDGLSVTYDALDITATKIANEARDLEQDLQELKRLVENSLQYWEGESQSAFDAKLKRWDKEATDIHTALTGIGHVVATAGGTYMEGDKRGASYLQ
- a CDS encoding WXG100 family type VII secretion target; the protein is MAGKQKLENDAVILLQKQMLSKYENVKSRVHRLQGIIDSLETGQWDGIGRAAFDKKQFEINESLRNMGNILAEVIDAMTSARNIVDSKEDEVRAAVNRIDLQDGAPTVSPFSSMS
- a CDS encoding S8 family serine peptidase, yielding MRAVGALVGALAAVSVGFASDAAAYDAQTKQWYLETMQAQQMWKVSTGKGIKVAVIDSGVNADTPSLKGQVLVDEVPKSVAYGATDDQLGHGTSMAELIAGTGAGGGLQGLAPGAKIIPYRIELEGLKGGAEELEKTPDLIEAIRAAADTDAQIISMSFGSVGPSSKEKEAIEYAASKGKLMIASVGNKGQTKGAIGYPAAYPYVLGIAAVDPTLTVPEFSSSGNYVDLSAPGEGFPGWCDATFRSYCDDRSGTSPAVAIAAASAALIWSAHPDWTVNQVTRALIDTAGRTWAKDQPSKYAGYGFVRPRMVLKDPDYDAGSADVDPLAKDNGGDLLADSASAASPSPSASSASPAPEEPSTGGTSAAGSAAESTDDSNTLWIALGAAAAAIVIGGVGLAVMRARRAR